In Candidatus Nitronauta litoralis, one DNA window encodes the following:
- a CDS encoding chemotaxis protein CheX, with protein MSYEFTAECIPEQLTTCVQDSVINCFGTMFGEAPIPVEEVRSSVGEGVLGIISFVGDITWLLMVTLPKKSAESLALKFAGFELAYDSPEMGDVVGEVANVIAGDIVARLAKDEIKVAMSLPTIMKGHDVEPLLPRGIPTQLMLFKIQDDEIFVKVAGAREGVGKKPGT; from the coding sequence ATGTCATATGAGTTTACTGCGGAATGCATACCTGAGCAATTGACTACCTGTGTCCAGGATTCCGTGATTAACTGCTTTGGGACAATGTTTGGAGAGGCTCCAATTCCAGTCGAAGAAGTAAGGTCATCTGTTGGCGAAGGTGTTCTTGGAATTATTTCTTTTGTGGGAGATATAACCTGGTTGTTGATGGTGACACTGCCAAAGAAATCTGCAGAAAGCCTGGCGCTTAAATTTGCAGGGTTTGAACTGGCTTACGACAGCCCGGAAATGGGGGACGTGGTAGGGGAAGTGGCTAATGTGATTGCCGGAGATATTGTTGCACGTCTTGCAAAGGATGAGATAAAAGTTGCGATGTCCCTGCCAACTATTATGAAGGGACATGATGTTGAACCTTTGCTGCCTCGGGGTATTCCCACCCAACTCATGCTTTTTAAAATTCAGGATGATGAGATTTTTGTCAAAGTTGCCGGGGCAAGAGAAGGTGTTGGGAAAAAACCCGGGACTTGA
- a CDS encoding chemotaxis response regulator protein-glutamate methylesterase, whose protein sequence is MEKIKVLVVDDSVVIRKIVSDALAHDSSLEVVGVAANGKIALQKIPVLKPDILTLDMEMPEMDGLETLDHLKKLHPEIPVIMFSTLTQKGAAATLDALARGAVDYTGKPSNLSNNRGGADQIKNDLIPKIKNICARRKKTSVPASLNLEVKTPASASPSTVKTVLASPSLGSSRIDCVAIGVSTGGPNALSELMPVFPADFPVSILITQHMPPHFTKLLADRLAAKSNLEIVENKPGMLLNPGKAIIAAGDYHLTVHRKDNILVTGANQEPPENSCRPAVDVMFRSVSQVFGKHVLGVILTGMGQDGLKGCEVIKKYGGRIIIQDEATSVVWGMPGIVAKAGLAEKSLPLNKIGPTIIQMCNDHRIV, encoded by the coding sequence ATGGAAAAAATTAAAGTTCTCGTAGTCGATGATTCAGTAGTTATCAGAAAAATTGTTTCAGACGCACTAGCTCATGACTCGTCTTTAGAAGTAGTCGGTGTAGCGGCCAATGGGAAAATTGCCCTCCAGAAAATTCCTGTTTTAAAGCCCGATATTTTAACTCTGGACATGGAAATGCCAGAGATGGATGGCCTTGAAACCCTGGACCATCTTAAAAAACTGCATCCGGAAATCCCGGTCATTATGTTCAGCACGCTTACCCAGAAAGGTGCGGCGGCAACCTTGGATGCACTCGCACGTGGAGCGGTCGATTACACCGGGAAACCTTCCAATTTAAGCAACAATCGCGGTGGGGCCGATCAAATCAAGAATGACCTCATACCCAAGATAAAAAATATATGTGCAAGAAGAAAAAAAACAAGCGTTCCCGCTTCCCTCAATTTGGAAGTCAAAACCCCTGCTAGCGCATCTCCTTCAACAGTAAAAACAGTTCTTGCCTCCCCTTCCCTCGGCTCTTCACGAATCGACTGCGTGGCCATTGGAGTTTCCACAGGGGGACCCAATGCATTATCTGAATTGATGCCAGTATTTCCGGCAGATTTTCCAGTCTCGATTTTAATCACCCAACACATGCCTCCTCACTTCACAAAACTGCTTGCAGATAGATTAGCTGCAAAATCAAACCTTGAAATAGTTGAGAACAAGCCGGGAATGTTGCTGAATCCGGGAAAAGCTATTATCGCTGCCGGTGATTACCATTTGACGGTGCATCGAAAGGATAATATTTTGGTGACCGGTGCCAACCAGGAGCCACCTGAAAACTCATGCAGACCTGCTGTTGACGTTATGTTCAGGTCCGTTTCACAAGTTTTTGGCAAACACGTACTGGGGGTGATTTTAACGGGAATGGGTCAGGATGGGCTAAAAGGATGCGAAGTTATTAAAAAATATGGAGGGAGAATTATTATACAAGATGAAGCGACGAGCGTGGTTTGGGGCATGCCTGGAATTGTGGCCAAGGCAGGGTTGGCTGAGAAATCACTTCCACTGAATAAAATTGGTCCCACAATCATTCAAATGTGCAACGATCATCGGATCGTCTAA